A single genomic interval of Eurosta solidaginis isolate ZX-2024a chromosome 3, ASM4086904v1, whole genome shotgun sequence harbors:
- the LOC137244606 gene encoding uncharacterized protein, translating into MSSIWERICEVFTTLVRPSRRKTRVSFSPSTLHREIIRHTKLSASPNPFFNFLAEVRMKASGGELTHPGCGSMSPRESARIAKTAGRLWNSMSEEQKQPYRNIAFEQRKLKRLRGRRRRSYLTARRRKKRKTPVQCAFLYPPKDSRPSNTSVNNLCGDDDTYSTCSDAPESKI; encoded by the coding sequence ATGTCATCCATCTGGGAGAGAATATGTGAAGTATTCACAACACTAGTTCGGCCCTCACGTCGCAAAACACGCGTCTCATTCAGCCCAAGTACACTGCATCGTGAAATTATACGTCATACCAAACTCTCGGCCTCGCCAAATCCATTCTTTAATTTTCTCGCCGAAGTGCGCATGAAAGCAAGTGGTGGCGAATTAACGCATCCGGGATGTGGATCAATGTCACCGCGTGAGAGTGCGCGCATTGCAAAAACAGCTGGACGGTTATGGAATTCAATGTCAGAAGAACAAAAGCAACCATACCGTAATATTGCATTCGAGCAACGTAAACTAAAGCGACTGCGTGGTCGACGAAGACGTTCGTATTTAACTGCGCGGCGGCGAAAAAAGCGTAAAACTCCAGTACAGTGCGCCTTTTTGTATCCTCCAAAGGATTCACGACCATCAAATACATCTGTGAATAACTTATGCGGTGATGATGACACTTACAGTACATGTTCAGATGCACCGGAAAGCAAAATTTAG